The following proteins are co-located in the Paenibacillus sp. FSL H8-0079 genome:
- the motB gene encoding flagellar motor protein MotB — protein MKKAKKHEPHEEHIDESWLLPYSDLMTLLLALFIVLFGMSSIDAAKFEQMASALNSALNGGSGILDHSSMNPDTPGADLGKNKQEPTEITKKTPAQITDAQMAKKEQEDLEKLKERLDKYISKNGLSDQLNTKLNQSELKITISDNALFSSGRADVKTESRSLAKAISSMLQEFPEYEVVVSGHTDNIPISNNQYKDNWDLSADRALNFLKILLLNTQLDPSKFTPSGYGEYHPIASNDTNAGRAQNRRVEVSIIRKYQSNNTNVKAVGEGN, from the coding sequence GTGAAAAAGGCTAAGAAGCACGAACCACATGAAGAACATATAGACGAGAGTTGGTTGCTTCCCTATTCCGACTTGATGACCTTGTTGCTCGCTCTGTTTATTGTATTGTTCGGCATGAGTTCAATCGATGCAGCTAAGTTCGAACAGATGGCTTCCGCACTAAACAGTGCATTAAATGGAGGTTCCGGAATTCTGGACCATTCGTCCATGAATCCGGATACGCCAGGTGCTGATTTGGGTAAGAACAAACAAGAACCTACAGAAATCACCAAGAAAACACCAGCTCAGATTACAGATGCACAGATGGCTAAGAAAGAACAAGAAGACCTGGAGAAACTCAAAGAGCGACTCGACAAATATATCTCGAAGAACGGGCTCTCGGACCAGCTGAACACCAAGCTGAATCAGTCTGAATTGAAGATCACCATCAGTGATAATGCCCTGTTCTCCTCAGGACGAGCGGATGTAAAGACTGAATCCCGCTCCCTGGCCAAAGCGATATCAAGTATGCTGCAGGAGTTCCCTGAATACGAAGTGGTTGTATCCGGTCATACCGATAATATTCCCATTTCGAACAACCAATATAAGGATAACTGGGATCTAAGCGCAGATCGTGCGCTCAACTTCCTGAAAATCCTGTTGCTGAACACGCAACTGGACCCTTCCAAATTCACACCAAGTGGTTATGGAGAGTATCATCCCATCGCCAGCAACGACACCAACGCTGGACGAGCACAGAATCGCCGCGTAGAGGTATCCATCATTCGGAAGTATCAAAGTAACAATACGAATGTAAAAGCCGTTGGCGAAGGAAACTAG
- a CDS encoding 4a-hydroxytetrahydrobiopterin dehydratase, with product MVFSQEEVEAHLGRLEGWELEEGRWIVRKFMFSNYMKGIAFVDEVAAISEAFNHHPFITIDYTTVTLRLTSWDAGGITSVDIKEAGQYNEAYDKMRSE from the coding sequence ATGGTTTTTTCGCAAGAGGAAGTCGAAGCTCATCTGGGGAGGCTGGAAGGCTGGGAACTGGAAGAGGGACGGTGGATTGTACGTAAATTTATGTTTTCCAACTACATGAAAGGGATTGCATTTGTGGATGAGGTCGCTGCGATCTCGGAAGCATTCAATCATCATCCTTTTATTACGATTGACTATACAACGGTTACGCTGCGTCTCACGTCATGGGATGCGGGTGGTATTACATCTGTAGATATCAAGGAAGCAGGACAATATAACGAAGCTTATGACAAAATGAGGTCCGAATAA
- a CDS encoding GNAT family protein has translation MNEAPVTFHVVPMQEEHAELICSWQYDPPYNIYSWLPWEQMKALEVEFGDAQLRQEQYAIVLDQHDRICGFAQYFPLQGVTRIGLGMHPELCGQGQGKAFVTAIVQEAIRRNRTNEIDLEVLTWNARAIQVYLKNGFVTQDTYERQTPSGLMPFHCMVYEGHRD, from the coding sequence ATGAATGAAGCCCCTGTAACGTTTCACGTTGTACCCATGCAAGAAGAACATGCGGAGCTTATCTGCAGTTGGCAGTATGACCCGCCTTACAATATCTATAGCTGGCTACCCTGGGAGCAGATGAAAGCACTGGAAGTTGAATTTGGGGATGCGCAGCTGCGGCAGGAACAATATGCGATTGTTCTTGATCAGCATGATCGCATCTGCGGATTTGCTCAATACTTCCCACTTCAGGGAGTAACCCGGATTGGCCTCGGCATGCATCCAGAGCTGTGTGGTCAGGGTCAAGGGAAAGCTTTTGTCACCGCCATTGTGCAGGAAGCCATTCGCCGGAACCGGACGAATGAGATTGATCTTGAAGTGCTCACCTGGAATGCCCGTGCCATTCAAGTCTATCTGAAGAATGGATTTGTCACTCAGGATACATACGAACGACAGACACCAAGCGGCTTAATGCCCTTTCACTGCATGGTCTATGAAGGGCATCGCGATTAG
- the rluF gene encoding 23S rRNA pseudouridine(2604) synthase RluF: MRINKFISETGYCSRREADKLVDSGQVTINGIKAELGSQAEEGDDVRINGKPIKEKRKHVYIALNKPIGITSTTEQHIQGNIVDFVGHDERIFPIGRLDKDSEGLILMTNDGDIVNRILRAEGRHEKEYIVTVDRSVTPSFLRGMSTGVKILGEMTLPCTVTRMTDRVFRIILTEGKNRQIRRMCSAFGYEVRKLKRVRIMNIHLGEMATGAWRELTAAEKAELGGLLDYSLE; the protein is encoded by the coding sequence TTGCGTATTAATAAATTTATTAGTGAAACAGGTTACTGCTCCCGGCGTGAAGCCGACAAGTTGGTGGATAGCGGTCAGGTCACGATTAATGGAATTAAGGCTGAGCTAGGCAGTCAGGCAGAAGAAGGCGACGATGTACGAATCAATGGCAAGCCGATCAAGGAAAAGAGAAAACACGTATATATCGCGCTGAATAAACCGATCGGGATCACAAGCACAACCGAGCAGCATATTCAGGGCAATATCGTTGATTTTGTCGGGCACGATGAACGTATCTTTCCTATTGGACGTCTGGATAAGGACTCTGAAGGTTTGATCCTGATGACCAATGATGGTGATATCGTTAACCGGATTCTCAGAGCAGAAGGGCGCCATGAGAAAGAGTATATCGTCACTGTTGATCGATCCGTAACCCCGAGTTTCCTTAGAGGCATGAGTACAGGAGTCAAGATTCTGGGTGAAATGACACTGCCATGTACAGTGACCCGGATGACGGATCGTGTATTCCGAATTATCCTGACCGAAGGAAAGAACCGCCAGATTCGGCGGATGTGTAGTGCTTTTGGCTATGAGGTTCGTAAGCTGAAGCGGGTTCGAATCATGAATATCCATCTTGGAGAAATGGCAACAGGTGCATGGAGAGAGCTTACCGCCGCCGAAAAAGCGGAACTGGGCGGTCTACTCGACTATTCACTGGAATAG
- a CDS encoding C40 family peptidase produces the protein MTAAVLSLTFALSLGAGSAFADSKMDKVIDSAMGTTYKSGGTTLNGFDCSGFTRYVFDKLGIDLARQSSSQFDMGDSVSRMEMRAGDLVFFNTTGKGVSHVGIFVGDGKFAHSSSSKGVTISALSENYWANRYVGAKRIMSTDAYESLALD, from the coding sequence ATAACCGCAGCTGTACTTAGCCTCACATTCGCATTATCGCTTGGTGCAGGCAGCGCATTCGCAGATTCAAAGATGGACAAAGTAATTGATTCAGCAATGGGAACTACATACAAAAGTGGGGGAACAACGCTTAACGGCTTTGACTGCTCCGGATTTACACGGTATGTATTCGACAAGTTGGGTATTGATTTGGCACGCCAATCCAGTTCCCAATTCGACATGGGTGATTCCGTATCCCGCATGGAGATGAGAGCTGGCGATCTGGTATTCTTCAATACAACAGGTAAAGGCGTATCTCATGTAGGAATCTTTGTAGGGGATGGAAAGTTCGCACACTCCTCTTCTTCCAAAGGTGTTACGATCAGTGCATTGAGTGAAAACTATTGGGCCAATCGTTATGTTGGCGCTAAACGGATTATGAGCACGGACGCATATGAATCACTGGCCCTTGACTAG
- a CDS encoding PAS domain S-box protein yields the protein MSIKTKLSMIMSCSVLVILVLNIALSYYTTEENLRQDSETKMVLTAKQIAIAVEQNQYSSDYVKRQIGNNLWLAAVMAAEELDPDINNITNEELVRLSQKVGVSHISLMEQTDDDIVVSRSSDPRELGLSTKSMTYWYQAFKQLFEKQQVTIPQGQKLEHFWSDGFEYSTSSPSDIDIWGYYHDGKRNYIINPFYNNTEVDDYVKISSPDEILNKIREVNPSILEITGINPLTFGSPNMGDDGRDSNFSKLNNRPIRFGTYQYGSTEEDHRAVVRAIRTGQNVSFVSETHEQKVLKSFIPIFTPNQSSYVISIVMDYKQISSMVSEQLVSHASISLVLLEIVIFGSYLLAGYITRPIQSILGKVNDVADGHFDFRLKVRRKDELGQLANRINAMIRNLGHYTSRLKQMYEENRAVKEHLESIINQTADAIHITDLEGKVLRVNRAFEQLYGFRSREVEGRNLKIIPPEAEEEMKRQHAQLVEGMSITSETTWMKKDGTRVEVSVSTAPVRDEAGEITALISVSRDITSRNRMEELLRRSEKLTTVGQLAAGVAHEIRNPLTTLRGFLQLQQESNKLNHRHLDLMLSELDRINLIVGEFLILAKPQAVHFQNRDIRFILGDVISLLDSQAHLHGVEFVLRASSDSAMVHCEENQLKQVFINLLKNGMEAMPNGGSIHIKLKHDEQLNLVRIEIKDEGIGIPEEMMPKLGEPFFTNKESGTGLGLMVSQRIIQSHKGMMDIKSVMNKGTTVIIELPASEQQPEVIEADQVTDEPLTDEEK from the coding sequence TTGTCTATTAAAACGAAATTATCCATGATTATGTCGTGCTCAGTGCTCGTTATTTTAGTGTTGAATATCGCACTGAGTTATTATACTACAGAAGAGAATCTGAGGCAGGACAGTGAAACCAAGATGGTGCTCACTGCGAAGCAGATTGCAATTGCTGTCGAACAGAATCAATACAGTTCGGATTATGTAAAAAGACAGATTGGAAATAATCTGTGGCTTGCTGCCGTCATGGCGGCGGAAGAATTGGACCCAGATATTAATAATATCACAAATGAAGAACTTGTACGCTTGAGCCAAAAGGTCGGCGTTTCGCATATTTCGTTAATGGAGCAGACGGATGATGATATTGTGGTTAGCCGCTCCTCAGATCCGAGAGAGCTTGGGCTGTCCACCAAATCCATGACCTATTGGTATCAGGCATTTAAGCAGTTGTTTGAAAAACAACAGGTGACGATTCCCCAAGGGCAGAAGTTGGAACATTTCTGGTCAGATGGATTCGAGTATTCGACGTCCAGTCCTTCGGATATTGATATCTGGGGTTACTACCATGATGGAAAGAGAAACTACATAATCAATCCCTTCTATAATAATACGGAAGTTGATGACTATGTGAAAATCTCTAGTCCGGATGAGATTTTGAATAAAATTCGTGAGGTCAATCCCTCCATTCTGGAGATTACAGGCATCAATCCGTTAACTTTCGGTAGCCCGAACATGGGTGATGACGGAAGAGATTCGAACTTTAGCAAGTTGAATAACAGACCGATTCGTTTCGGCACATACCAATATGGTTCTACGGAAGAGGACCACCGTGCTGTGGTGCGCGCCATTCGAACAGGGCAGAATGTATCTTTTGTCAGCGAAACACACGAACAGAAGGTGCTGAAGAGTTTTATTCCCATTTTCACACCCAATCAGTCTTCCTATGTCATCAGTATTGTCATGGACTATAAGCAAATATCCTCCATGGTATCTGAGCAGCTGGTGAGCCATGCCTCCATATCTTTGGTTTTGCTGGAGATCGTGATTTTTGGTAGCTATTTGCTCGCAGGGTATATTACGCGCCCGATCCAATCCATACTGGGCAAAGTGAATGATGTAGCCGATGGACACTTTGACTTCCGTCTGAAAGTCCGGAGGAAGGATGAACTTGGCCAACTGGCCAATCGGATTAATGCCATGATTCGCAATCTGGGCCATTATACGAGCCGTCTGAAACAGATGTATGAAGAGAATCGAGCAGTGAAAGAGCATCTGGAGTCCATTATCAACCAGACAGCTGATGCCATTCATATTACGGATCTTGAAGGGAAAGTGCTGCGGGTTAACCGGGCATTTGAACAATTATATGGCTTTCGAAGTCGTGAGGTGGAAGGTCGTAATCTGAAGATCATCCCGCCAGAGGCAGAAGAAGAAATGAAACGCCAGCATGCCCAACTCGTTGAGGGTATGTCTATTACGTCTGAAACCACCTGGATGAAGAAAGACGGGACTCGGGTAGAGGTCAGTGTCAGTACGGCTCCTGTACGAGACGAGGCTGGAGAGATTACCGCGCTCATTAGTGTCTCCAGGGATATTACAAGTCGTAATCGGATGGAAGAGCTACTCAGACGCTCTGAGAAGCTTACAACCGTGGGGCAGCTTGCAGCAGGTGTGGCACATGAAATCCGTAATCCGCTGACCACGCTGCGCGGGTTCTTGCAGTTACAGCAAGAGAGCAACAAGCTGAATCATCGTCATCTGGATCTGATGTTATCGGAGCTGGATCGTATCAACCTTATTGTCGGTGAATTTCTGATTCTCGCCAAACCGCAGGCGGTTCATTTTCAGAATCGGGATATTCGTTTTATTCTCGGCGATGTCATCTCGTTACTGGATAGTCAGGCGCATCTGCATGGTGTAGAATTTGTACTGCGTGCCTCATCCGATTCGGCTATGGTACACTGTGAAGAGAACCAGTTGAAGCAGGTATTCATCAATTTGCTGAAAAATGGTATGGAAGCCATGCCCAATGGAGGTAGCATCCATATCAAGCTCAAGCACGACGAACAGCTGAACCTGGTCAGAATTGAGATCAAGGATGAAGGGATCGGTATCCCGGAAGAGATGATGCCCAAACTCGGGGAGCCTTTCTTTACGAACAAAGAGTCTGGAACAGGGCTTGGCCTGATGGTCAGTCAGCGCATTATTCAATCACATAAGGGCATGATGGATATTAAAAGCGTCATGAACAAGGGAACAACGGTTATTATTGAACTGCCTGCATCCGAGCAACAACCGGAAGTTATTGAGGCAGATCAGGTAACGGATGAGCCACTTACAGATGAAGAGAAATAG
- the motA gene encoding flagellar motor stator protein MotA, which translates to MNISTIIGLVLGLASLVLGMMLKHAPLINLVNNPAAYMIIFVGTAGSIFMAFPMSEVKRIPKLFGILFKQQKLIDRVSLIGTFMDWASTTRREGLLALESKVEDIDDQFLRSGMRMIIDGNDQEFVSDVLMEDIHTAEERHRSGALLFAQAGMYAPTLGVLGAVVGLIAALADLSDMDKLSQAIAAAFIATLLGIFTGYVLWHPMSNKLKRMSKQEMEIKLMMVEGLLSIQSGVSTVAINQKLSVFLTPSERKQLDEKGDSSGEKG; encoded by the coding sequence ATGAACATTTCAACAATTATTGGACTTGTTTTGGGACTCGCTTCACTTGTACTCGGTATGATGTTGAAGCATGCTCCCCTAATTAATCTGGTCAACAACCCAGCAGCCTACATGATTATATTTGTTGGTACCGCAGGAAGTATTTTTATGGCATTCCCCATGTCAGAAGTTAAGAGAATTCCGAAGCTTTTCGGGATTTTGTTCAAACAGCAAAAATTGATCGATCGCGTATCCCTGATCGGCACGTTTATGGACTGGGCTTCCACTACCCGTCGTGAAGGTTTGCTTGCACTGGAATCAAAAGTAGAAGATATCGACGATCAGTTCCTTCGTAGCGGTATGCGAATGATTATCGATGGTAACGATCAGGAATTTGTAAGTGATGTCCTAATGGAAGATATTCATACCGCAGAAGAACGCCACCGCAGTGGTGCGCTACTCTTCGCCCAAGCAGGTATGTATGCTCCAACACTTGGCGTTCTCGGAGCCGTAGTTGGTTTGATCGCAGCCCTTGCGGACCTTAGCGATATGGATAAGCTCTCTCAAGCCATTGCGGCAGCATTCATCGCTACCCTCTTGGGTATCTTCACAGGTTATGTACTGTGGCATCCAATGTCCAACAAGTTGAAGCGTATGTCCAAGCAAGAGATGGAAATCAAGTTGATGATGGTTGAGGGTCTGCTCTCGATTCAATCCGGTGTTTCCACCGTTGCCATCAATCAGAAATTATCTGTATTCCTGACACCTTCCGAACGTAAACAACTGGATGAGAAGGGGGACTCATCAGGTGAAAAAGGCTAA
- a CDS encoding cytochrome c: protein MHKWIMSGVFFAACALAIVLMFTLPGKEEVAEEAKPTMPEVALDAGQAEALVKANCISCHGDQLQGGVGPALANIGSQDDLEKIYSTIVKGKGGMPAFKGRLQDEEIANIAMWLAEKK, encoded by the coding sequence ATGCACAAATGGATCATGAGCGGGGTATTTTTTGCAGCATGCGCTTTAGCTATTGTTTTAATGTTTACGCTTCCAGGGAAAGAGGAAGTGGCTGAAGAAGCCAAACCAACCATGCCAGAAGTAGCACTGGATGCCGGACAGGCTGAAGCACTGGTCAAAGCCAATTGTATTTCCTGTCACGGAGATCAGCTTCAGGGTGGCGTAGGGCCTGCTCTGGCGAACATCGGTAGCCAGGATGATCTGGAGAAGATCTATTCCACGATTGTCAAAGGTAAAGGTGGCATGCCTGCCTTCAAAGGCAGGCTGCAGGATGAAGAGATTGCAAATATCGCTATGTGGTTGGCAGAGAAGAAATAA
- a CDS encoding GNAT family protein, producing the protein MALTLYDTANGISLRLLTSQDIQSYLDLIQVTRVPYQAVEPVRENDFYTLDAQTRRIEDRVKAAEDGTGYQFGIYTIKDSLLIGQVSINNVVLGVANYADMGYFIHPDYKGGGRMTAAVKLAVAYGFRALKLNRIQAAVLPSNKGSQRVLEKNGFQVEGTARKYLKINGKYQDHQIYAVLAEDLDELAN; encoded by the coding sequence ATGGCACTAACACTCTATGATACAGCCAATGGCATAAGCCTTCGGTTGCTCACATCTCAGGATATACAATCCTATCTGGACCTGATTCAGGTTACACGTGTCCCCTATCAAGCTGTAGAACCCGTGCGAGAGAATGATTTTTATACACTGGATGCTCAGACTCGGCGGATTGAGGATCGGGTCAAGGCTGCAGAAGATGGTACAGGATATCAATTTGGAATCTATACTATTAAAGACAGCCTGCTGATTGGACAAGTAAGTATCAACAATGTCGTATTGGGCGTTGCCAATTATGCGGATATGGGTTACTTTATCCATCCGGATTATAAGGGCGGTGGACGAATGACAGCAGCGGTTAAACTAGCTGTAGCTTATGGCTTCCGTGCACTGAAGTTAAATCGGATTCAGGCTGCAGTATTGCCCTCCAACAAGGGTTCGCAGAGAGTACTCGAAAAGAACGGATTCCAGGTTGAAGGTACTGCTCGCAAATATCTCAAGATTAACGGTAAATATCAGGATCATCAGATCTATGCTGTACTTGCTGAAGACTTGGACGAACTTGCAAACTAA
- the rbsK gene encoding ribokinase — protein MSDYNQKQPLIAVVGSLNMDLVVKTDTIPEEGETVSGEELHYLAGGKGANQAVAAARLGGQTTMIGAVGSDGFGERLLHSLTESGADASQVRILEDTVTGTASIWLSRGDNRIIVIPGANGQVVPEMLEEADTVKSLTAAAAVLLQLEIPLPAVTRAAQLAAEGSALVVLNPAPAVPGLPQELLRCIDVVTPNRSELAVLTGRDHLRPEDLDAAVAELAASLGAAVVTTLGPEGAVYAAAPGGRVQAGRAGACRAPGYAVSAVDTTGAGDCFNGALAVALARGETLDAAVGFAMGAAALSVTKLGAQSGMPSAREVEAFLAEHASEAQ, from the coding sequence ATGTCAGACTATAATCAGAAACAACCTCTTATTGCTGTCGTAGGCAGTCTCAATATGGATCTCGTGGTAAAGACGGATACGATTCCGGAAGAGGGAGAGACGGTGAGCGGTGAGGAGCTGCATTATCTCGCTGGTGGCAAAGGGGCAAACCAGGCTGTTGCCGCTGCGCGTCTGGGTGGACAGACTACGATGATTGGTGCGGTGGGATCGGACGGTTTTGGCGAACGTCTGCTGCACAGTCTGACGGAAAGTGGTGCAGATGCCTCGCAGGTTCGCATATTGGAAGACACGGTTACAGGGACGGCTTCCATCTGGCTTTCTCGGGGAGACAACCGGATTATCGTTATTCCTGGTGCGAATGGACAAGTTGTGCCTGAGATGCTGGAAGAGGCGGATACGGTAAAAAGCCTGACTGCAGCCGCAGCGGTGCTGCTGCAGCTGGAGATTCCGCTGCCAGCAGTCACCCGCGCCGCCCAACTGGCGGCTGAAGGCAGCGCACTGGTGGTGCTCAACCCGGCTCCCGCGGTGCCGGGTCTGCCCCAGGAGCTCCTGCGGTGCATCGACGTTGTCACGCCGAACCGCAGCGAGCTTGCCGTGCTTACCGGCCGGGATCATCTCCGGCCGGAAGACCTGGATGCGGCGGTCGCAGAGCTCGCCGCATCCCTCGGGGCCGCTGTCGTCACGACGCTCGGCCCCGAGGGGGCTGTGTACGCGGCGGCGCCTGGCGGCCGCGTACAAGCAGGGCGTGCCGGCGCGTGCCGTGCGCCCGGCTACGCCGTAAGCGCCGTCGATACGACCGGCGCTGGCGATTGCTTCAACGGCGCGCTGGCGGTAGCCCTCGCGCGCGGTGAGACTTTGGACGCGGCCGTAGGCTTCGCCATGGGTGCGGCCGCGTTATCCGTGACGAAGCTCGGCGCCCAGTCCGGGATGCCGTCCGCACGTGAAGTCGAGGCCTTTCTGGCGGAGCACGCGTCAGAAGCCCAATAA
- a CDS encoding M1 family metallopeptidase: MIPRRAKSWLTASLALCVLAGGIWITLGYTRSTHSELPVLAPESGKPKAIAPTPAPPESVQTPTAEVYSDRIVEYHMDVKLAEGNVLEGTQTITWTHPGKKTVNELYFHMYPNAFSSADTTFMKESGGKLRGDVMPTNGYGSMHITEMKTEDGLSLLHRMQYVQPDDGNIKDTTLIKVRLPKPVKGGESITLHTRFEVNLPKIFARMGTADNFVMAGQWFPKLSAYEPVGRRGRTTEGWNLHQYHGNSEFYADFGIYSVRIRVPETYKVAATGFPTQQAVVKNGEKVYQFYADDVHDFAWAASPDFVYAEEPFSAPNVPGVRIKLYLDPAHQDLKERYFYAAKAALANYSKWFGPYPYATLSIVVPPKTGNGAGGMEYPTLITAFGADDTTPGYDLERTVVHEIGHQYFYGMVASNEFEEAWLDEGFTSYAEDKLMEQEYGLIPNLPVQSGLITSPSSLTQESWKFDSQNEYAANVYTRGKLVLLGIEHQVGVKKMERILSTYVKKYRFKHPTSADFQKVVEQVTRTSWSDYFNQYVYGNGMADFAVEKIRVTPVQKDGQTWYESSVTIAKKGSDYSAVPVRIVFEDGHILTKQWDGKEDRITYKLIHTSPVSWAMTDPLYTIVLENRHMNNFLNAGLDERAKSRWSMSVTKLIEAIFGSLSW; the protein is encoded by the coding sequence ATGATTCCACGACGCGCCAAGAGCTGGCTCACCGCATCCCTGGCCCTGTGTGTGCTGGCCGGAGGGATATGGATCACTCTGGGTTACACTCGCTCAACTCATTCCGAATTGCCAGTACTCGCCCCCGAATCGGGCAAGCCCAAGGCAATAGCTCCAACCCCAGCACCTCCAGAAAGTGTACAGACCCCTACCGCCGAAGTGTACAGCGACCGCATTGTGGAATATCACATGGATGTAAAGCTGGCAGAAGGGAACGTATTAGAAGGAACTCAGACGATTACATGGACACATCCAGGTAAAAAAACCGTCAATGAGCTTTATTTTCATATGTACCCTAATGCCTTCTCTTCTGCTGACACCACCTTTATGAAGGAATCCGGCGGAAAGCTTCGGGGTGATGTCATGCCTACCAATGGCTATGGTTCCATGCATATTACCGAAATGAAAACGGAGGACGGGCTCTCTCTTCTGCACCGGATGCAGTATGTGCAGCCAGATGACGGAAATATCAAGGACACCACCCTCATTAAAGTACGTTTGCCCAAACCCGTCAAAGGCGGGGAAAGCATCACACTCCACACCCGATTCGAAGTGAATCTGCCCAAGATTTTTGCAAGGATGGGAACTGCTGATAATTTTGTCATGGCAGGTCAATGGTTTCCCAAACTAAGTGCCTATGAACCTGTGGGCAGGCGCGGACGAACAACGGAAGGCTGGAATCTGCACCAATACCACGGCAATTCGGAATTTTACGCCGACTTCGGTATATATAGTGTACGTATTCGGGTGCCTGAAACATACAAGGTGGCTGCTACCGGATTTCCGACGCAGCAAGCCGTGGTGAAGAATGGAGAAAAAGTCTATCAATTCTATGCTGATGATGTGCATGACTTCGCCTGGGCAGCCTCACCCGATTTTGTGTATGCCGAGGAGCCTTTCTCTGCACCCAATGTACCTGGTGTACGAATCAAGTTATATCTGGACCCTGCTCATCAGGATCTGAAAGAACGTTATTTCTACGCCGCGAAGGCCGCTCTAGCCAATTATAGCAAATGGTTTGGTCCATATCCTTACGCCACTTTATCCATCGTTGTTCCACCCAAAACGGGGAACGGTGCCGGAGGCATGGAATATCCCACGCTAATCACAGCCTTTGGAGCCGATGATACCACGCCAGGTTATGACCTGGAACGAACCGTAGTCCACGAGATTGGACATCAATACTTCTACGGCATGGTTGCCAGCAACGAATTTGAGGAAGCTTGGCTAGATGAAGGATTCACCTCTTATGCAGAAGACAAACTGATGGAGCAGGAATACGGACTGATCCCGAACCTGCCGGTACAATCGGGACTGATTACGTCTCCTTCATCTTTAACACAAGAATCCTGGAAGTTCGATTCACAGAATGAGTATGCAGCCAATGTCTACACACGTGGCAAGCTTGTATTACTCGGTATTGAACATCAAGTTGGTGTGAAAAAGATGGAACGTATTCTCTCTACCTATGTGAAGAAGTACCGCTTCAAACATCCCACTTCGGCTGATTTTCAAAAAGTTGTGGAACAAGTGACCCGTACTTCCTGGTCTGATTATTTTAACCAATATGTCTATGGTAACGGAATGGCTGACTTTGCTGTAGAGAAGATCCGTGTTACACCCGTGCAGAAAGACGGCCAAACATGGTACGAGTCATCTGTGACGATCGCGAAAAAAGGCAGCGACTACAGCGCCGTTCCTGTTCGCATTGTTTTTGAAGACGGACATATCCTCACCAAGCAATGGGATGGCAAAGAAGATCGCATCACCTATAAATTAATTCACACATCTCCCGTGTCCTGGGCCATGACCGATCCCCTGTACACGATCGTGCTGGAGAACCGCCATATGAACAATTTCCTGAATGCCGGACTGGATGAGCGGGCGAAGTCCCGCTGGAGCATGAGTGTAACCAAACTAATAGAAGCCATATTCGGAAGTCTGTCATGGTGA
- the tadA gene encoding tRNA adenosine(34) deaminase TadA produces MTDHFLQTNLAHLSEEAQHEHWMREAIAEAYKAEALGEVPIGAVIVQNNQIIGRGYNLRETTLDSTAHAEMVAIRQASETIGAWRLLDCSLYVTLEPCPMCAGAIVQSRVPRVIYGTADPKAGCAGTLMNLLQEPRFNHRTEVIADILQPECSTMLTQFFRRLRKK; encoded by the coding sequence ATGACTGACCATTTTCTCCAGACCAATCTTGCGCATTTATCTGAGGAAGCTCAGCATGAGCACTGGATGCGGGAGGCCATTGCCGAGGCCTACAAAGCTGAGGCTCTTGGGGAAGTTCCGATTGGAGCTGTAATCGTACAAAACAACCAAATCATTGGTCGAGGATACAATCTGCGTGAAACTACGCTGGATTCCACCGCCCATGCAGAAATGGTGGCTATCCGTCAGGCCAGCGAGACCATTGGAGCTTGGCGTTTATTGGATTGTTCTCTGTACGTCACACTGGAACCTTGTCCGATGTGTGCAGGTGCAATTGTACAATCCAGAGTTCCCCGCGTCATCTATGGTACGGCTGATCCCAAGGCAGGCTGTGCAGGTACACTGATGAATCTGCTGCAAGAGCCTCGTTTTAACCATCGTACCGAGGTTATTGCAGATATTCTTCAGCCTGAATGCTCCACGATGCTAACTCAATTTTTCAGACGGTTGCGCAAAAAATAA